In Streptomyces sp. NBC_00433, a single genomic region encodes these proteins:
- a CDS encoding AAA family ATPase, with protein MAYTADQPPRRKRLLLERETETAALEALLADLSGPSQGAVALGTGGLLVFAGPAGLGKTTLLGEVRKRATARGCTVLSARGGEQEQGVAFQVVRHLLQPLLATGTEAEHREALGNWYDIVAPAVGLVAGAANGSPDPQGVRDGLDWIVTRFAVQRAPLVVMLDDAHWADAESLAWLTGFAPRADELPMLLVIAYRPDELPRDAMAFGRLAERHGSRTLDLAPLTPGAVSRIVRDTLGEDADEAFCRETWAVTGGNPFEAVEVAARVADRGLKPQVANLPELRELASAVKGGGLVERLERLGTAAVRFAWSVAVLGAEASRSRAASVGGLGESESAAAVALLREARILAAASHDLLEAADSRLEFFHPLVSTAVYRAIPAAFRVAMHGQAAAVVSQAGLGSTAVARHLLETHPESDPWVVQQLSDAAREYQRAGAPDAARRCLARALREPPAMEDRAQVLYELGCSALLTEPAITVNHLRAALDEPVLTPDLREAIVYRLAQALGHSDRTAEAAQTVADATRWATDVKTRLHLQAEQFMWNAFRADEQDSTARSRKLARLADHLTGRGTAERYILGLRAWDAMVRGEPAATALHWAEQALGDGLPWTDEQWGFEVPVLVALTFMYADQPGRAEELFTRGIVECQARGWRGAHLSFGYTLLGYIRFRRGRLGSAESMVRDGLRIADRVGHQVPAQYFAVGILIEILLAKGRADEAQELAATYRYGEITPSAVVYPDAQAVFGELLLALGRHREAEEQLTRVGERLDARGMRNPAWCPWPLHLALAKEVTDPERAAEVAEEGVRRARRFGTQSAIGQALHALAAVTPMTRRAGVLAEAVAHLERSPSGYDLARALVDHGATLRRTGLAQHAAEQLHRGLEGAVQCGADALAARARTELDATGLWPLQPRTADADSLTVQERTVAEWAAGGWSNARIAEALGASDAVVTRLLSDIFLKAGCDHAGLPRLVAGPDGEAV; from the coding sequence ATGGCGTACACCGCTGATCAACCGCCTCGGCGGAAGCGACTGCTGCTGGAGCGCGAGACGGAGACGGCCGCGCTGGAGGCCCTGCTCGCCGATCTGAGCGGCCCCTCCCAGGGTGCGGTCGCCCTCGGCACCGGTGGCCTGCTGGTCTTCGCGGGACCCGCGGGACTCGGCAAGACCACGCTGCTCGGCGAAGTGCGCAAAAGGGCGACGGCCCGCGGCTGCACCGTGCTGTCCGCGCGCGGCGGCGAGCAGGAGCAGGGCGTCGCCTTCCAGGTCGTGCGCCACCTCCTGCAGCCGCTGCTCGCCACCGGCACCGAGGCGGAGCACCGCGAGGCGCTGGGCAATTGGTACGACATCGTGGCGCCCGCCGTGGGCCTGGTCGCCGGCGCCGCGAACGGCTCGCCCGACCCGCAGGGCGTGAGGGACGGCCTGGACTGGATCGTCACCCGCTTCGCCGTGCAGCGCGCCCCGCTGGTGGTGATGCTGGACGACGCCCACTGGGCCGACGCCGAGTCGCTGGCCTGGCTCACCGGCTTCGCGCCGCGCGCCGACGAGCTGCCGATGCTGCTCGTCATCGCCTACCGGCCCGACGAACTGCCGCGCGACGCCATGGCCTTCGGCAGGCTCGCCGAGCGGCACGGCTCGCGCACCCTGGACCTCGCGCCGCTCACCCCCGGCGCCGTCAGCCGGATCGTCCGCGACACCCTGGGCGAGGACGCCGACGAGGCCTTCTGCCGGGAGACCTGGGCGGTCACCGGCGGCAATCCCTTCGAGGCCGTCGAAGTCGCCGCCAGGGTCGCGGACCGCGGCCTCAAACCGCAGGTCGCCAACCTGCCGGAGCTGCGGGAGCTGGCCTCCGCGGTCAAGGGCGGCGGCCTGGTCGAGCGGCTGGAGCGGCTCGGCACCGCCGCGGTCCGCTTCGCCTGGAGCGTCGCCGTGCTCGGCGCCGAGGCGTCCCGCAGCCGGGCGGCGAGCGTCGGCGGACTGGGCGAGTCGGAATCCGCCGCCGCGGTCGCCCTGCTGCGCGAGGCCCGCATTCTCGCGGCGGCCTCCCACGACCTGCTCGAAGCGGCCGACAGCCGACTGGAGTTCTTCCACCCGCTGGTCTCCACCGCCGTCTACCGGGCGATCCCCGCGGCCTTCCGGGTCGCCATGCACGGCCAGGCCGCCGCGGTCGTCTCGCAGGCCGGCCTCGGCTCCACCGCGGTCGCCCGGCACCTGCTGGAGACCCACCCCGAGAGCGACCCGTGGGTGGTGCAGCAGCTGTCCGACGCCGCCCGCGAATACCAGCGGGCCGGCGCCCCCGACGCCGCCAGGCGCTGCCTCGCGCGGGCGCTGCGCGAGCCCCCGGCCATGGAGGACCGCGCCCAGGTGCTCTACGAGCTGGGCTGCTCCGCCCTGCTGACCGAACCCGCGATCACCGTCAACCACCTGCGGGCCGCGCTGGACGAACCCGTCCTGACCCCGGATCTGCGCGAGGCGATCGTCTACCGGCTGGCGCAGGCACTCGGCCACTCCGACCGGACGGCGGAGGCCGCCCAGACCGTCGCCGACGCGACCCGCTGGGCCACCGACGTCAAGACCCGGCTGCACCTCCAGGCCGAGCAGTTCATGTGGAACGCCTTCCGCGCCGACGAGCAGGACTCCACCGCCCGCTCCCGCAAGCTCGCCCGCCTCGCCGACCACCTGACCGGGCGCGGCACCGCGGAGCGCTACATCCTGGGCCTGCGCGCCTGGGACGCGATGGTCAGGGGCGAGCCCGCCGCGACCGCGCTGCACTGGGCGGAGCAGGCACTCGGCGACGGCCTGCCCTGGACCGACGAGCAGTGGGGCTTCGAGGTGCCGGTCCTGGTGGCCCTCACCTTCATGTACGCCGACCAGCCGGGGCGGGCCGAGGAGCTGTTCACCCGGGGCATCGTGGAATGCCAGGCCAGGGGCTGGCGCGGCGCGCACCTGTCCTTCGGCTACACGCTGCTCGGCTATATCCGCTTCCGGCGCGGGCGGCTCGGCTCCGCCGAGTCCATGGTCCGCGACGGCCTGCGGATCGCCGACCGGGTCGGCCACCAGGTGCCCGCGCAGTATTTCGCGGTCGGCATCCTCATCGAGATCCTGCTCGCCAAGGGCCGCGCCGACGAGGCCCAGGAGCTGGCCGCGACCTACCGCTACGGCGAGATCACGCCCAGCGCCGTGGTCTATCCCGACGCGCAGGCCGTCTTCGGCGAACTGCTGCTCGCGCTGGGCCGGCACCGCGAGGCCGAGGAGCAGCTCACCCGGGTCGGCGAGCGCCTCGACGCCCGCGGCATGCGCAATCCCGCCTGGTGCCCCTGGCCGCTGCACCTGGCCCTGGCCAAGGAGGTCACCGACCCGGAGCGGGCCGCGGAGGTCGCCGAGGAAGGGGTGCGCAGGGCCCGCAGGTTCGGTACGCAGTCCGCCATCGGCCAGGCGCTGCACGCCCTGGCCGCGGTCACTCCGATGACGCGCAGGGCCGGCGTACTGGCCGAGGCCGTCGCGCACCTCGAAAGGTCGCCGTCCGGCTACGACCTGGCGCGCGCCCTGGTCGACCACGGCGCCACCCTGCGGCGTACCGGACTCGCACAGCACGCCGCGGAACAGCTGCACCGGGGCCTGGAGGGCGCCGTGCAGTGCGGTGCCGACGCGCTCGCCGCGCGGGCCCGCACCGAACTGGACGCCACCGGCCTGTGGCCGCTCCAGCCGCGTACCGCCGACGCCGACTCCCTCACCGTCCAGGAGCGCACGGTCGCGGAGTGGGCCGCGGGAGGCTGGTCCAACGCCCGGATAGCCGAGGCGCTCGGCGCCTCCGACGCGGTCGTGACCCGCCTGCTGTCCGACATCTTCCTCAAGGCGGGCTGCGACCACGCGGGCCTGCCCCGGCTGGTCGCCGGCCCTGACGGCGAGGCGGTGTAG
- a CDS encoding helix-turn-helix transcriptional regulator has protein sequence MDSWSGRGGPERPGGEPLSRLLPAWRRRAEPFGPPVLYETPGAAPERVGAGLSRADVARLTGVTEEWYVSLERGEAYRCTEDFLDRLSTALRLSPAERGTLYERAVGRPPGSAAIPQAEAAVQMDDVLQRFVDNQWHPACVMDAAWNAVGHNQPMRDWFPWTAHQGNMLRWALLGRDAREQLVDWREDWARSYVAQLRFARAHDRRSRALRTLEREVLANTPGARELWHRKESRESGDGGLRRLRLPFHQGREVAVRIVELRPLRGDRLRVLVLMEDGPKAAGSRTP, from the coding sequence GTGGACTCCTGGAGCGGCCGAGGCGGGCCGGAGCGGCCCGGGGGCGAGCCGCTGTCGAGGCTGCTGCCCGCCTGGCGGCGGCGCGCCGAGCCGTTCGGGCCCCCGGTCCTGTACGAGACCCCGGGGGCCGCCCCCGAGCGGGTGGGCGCCGGCCTGTCCCGCGCCGACGTCGCCCGGCTGACCGGGGTGACCGAGGAGTGGTACGTCTCGCTGGAGCGCGGCGAGGCGTACCGCTGCACCGAGGACTTCCTCGACCGGCTCTCCACCGCCCTGCGGCTGAGCCCGGCCGAGCGCGGCACGCTCTACGAGCGGGCGGTCGGGCGGCCGCCCGGCTCCGCCGCCATCCCGCAGGCGGAGGCGGCGGTCCAGATGGACGACGTCCTCCAGCGCTTCGTCGACAACCAGTGGCACCCCGCCTGCGTCATGGACGCGGCGTGGAACGCGGTCGGGCACAACCAGCCGATGCGCGACTGGTTCCCGTGGACGGCCCATCAGGGCAACATGCTCCGCTGGGCCCTGCTCGGCCGGGACGCCCGGGAGCAGCTGGTCGACTGGCGGGAGGACTGGGCCCGTTCGTACGTGGCCCAGCTCCGCTTCGCGCGCGCCCACGACCGGAGGAGCAGAGCGCTGCGCACCCTGGAGCGCGAGGTCCTCGCGAACACCCCGGGAGCGCGGGAGCTGTGGCACCGCAAGGAGTCCCGCGAGAGCGGCGACGGCGGCCTGCGCCGGCTCCGGCTGCCCTTCCACCAGGGCCGGGAGGTCGCGGTGCGGATCGTCGAGCTGCGGCCGCTGCGCGGCGACCGGCTCCGCGTCCTGGTCCTCATGGAGGACGGCCCGAAGGCCGCCGGCAGCCGAACACCTTGA
- a CDS encoding SAM-dependent methyltransferase translates to MSDELPQITQDRLRQDLPHSARMYDYYLGGNTNYAVDREAAEQVIVTFPAVRTAARVNRAFVHRSARLLARDHGIRQFLDIGTGIPTAPNLHEVVQREQPAARVTYVDNDPIVLVYADSLLRSSPEGATGYVEADVTDPVRLLDVVRREGCVDLERPLGLSLNALLHFVPDDQDAYGVVETLVGALAPGSYLTISHCTPDFAPEVWAAIVEVYTKGGTPLQVRSRSEVLDFFTGLDLLDPGVEVAHRWNPEPASGPSLISDADASLYAGVARKPS, encoded by the coding sequence GTGAGCGACGAATTACCGCAGATCACACAGGACCGGCTGCGGCAGGACCTGCCGCACAGCGCCCGGATGTACGACTACTACCTCGGCGGCAACACCAACTACGCGGTCGACCGGGAAGCCGCCGAGCAGGTCATCGTGACCTTCCCCGCGGTGAGGACCGCCGCCCGCGTGAACCGCGCCTTCGTGCACCGCTCGGCACGCCTGCTGGCCCGCGACCACGGCATCCGGCAGTTCCTCGACATCGGCACCGGCATACCGACCGCGCCCAACCTGCACGAGGTGGTCCAGCGCGAGCAGCCCGCCGCCCGGGTCACCTACGTCGACAACGACCCGATCGTGCTGGTCTACGCCGACAGCCTGCTGCGCAGCTCCCCGGAGGGCGCCACCGGCTACGTCGAGGCCGACGTGACCGACCCCGTGCGCCTGCTGGACGTCGTACGGCGGGAGGGCTGCGTGGACCTGGAGCGGCCGCTGGGGCTGAGCCTGAACGCGCTGCTGCACTTCGTCCCCGACGACCAGGACGCCTACGGGGTGGTGGAGACCCTGGTCGGGGCGCTCGCGCCCGGCTCGTACCTGACGATCTCGCACTGCACCCCGGACTTCGCGCCCGAGGTGTGGGCGGCGATCGTGGAGGTCTACACCAAGGGCGGCACACCGCTCCAGGTCCGCAGCCGCAGCGAGGTGCTGGACTTCTTCACCGGCCTGGACCTGCTCGACCCGGGCGTGGAGGTGGCCCACCGCTGGAATCCGGAGCCGGCCAGCGGGCCGAGCCTGATCTCGGACGCTGACGCGTCGCTCTACGCGGGTGTGGCGCGCAAGCCCTCCTGA
- a CDS encoding helix-turn-helix domain-containing protein: MPAQPSRAPRGVRHVRPLSGRAPTAQRMIFGETLRKHREALGLTEKEVAHEIGGCSASKISRLESGEHDFKEKDVLCLLDVYQVVDPAERARLLELSQQANEKGWWEAWRDVAPKELQTYVSLEDIAARIRSYESGQLLGLLQIPDYTRALVKANSLEPGVRTAERIMELRAMRAQRFLHESATQLICVVDEVTLSRGYGTNPIMRRQIEHLIELAGHERISFRLAPSARLNLPVQIGTTTVFDFAADQLPAIVYVERCNGGLYLQDHQEVDAYERGFDRLMVNSLGSAACLQKLKDYCQKYR, encoded by the coding sequence GTGCCTGCCCAGCCGTCCCGCGCCCCGCGCGGAGTCCGCCATGTCCGTCCGCTGTCGGGCCGGGCGCCGACCGCGCAGCGCATGATCTTCGGTGAGACGCTGCGAAAACACCGCGAGGCGCTCGGTCTGACGGAGAAGGAGGTCGCGCACGAGATCGGCGGCTGCTCGGCCTCCAAGATCAGCCGGCTGGAGAGCGGCGAGCACGACTTCAAGGAGAAGGACGTGCTGTGCCTGCTCGACGTCTACCAGGTCGTGGACCCCGCCGAGCGCGCCCGGCTGCTCGAACTGTCCCAGCAGGCCAACGAGAAGGGCTGGTGGGAGGCCTGGCGCGATGTCGCGCCCAAGGAACTCCAGACCTACGTCAGCCTGGAGGACATCGCCGCGCGCATCCGCTCGTACGAGAGCGGGCAGTTGCTCGGCCTGCTGCAGATCCCCGACTACACCCGGGCCCTGGTCAAGGCGAACTCGCTGGAGCCCGGTGTGCGGACCGCCGAGCGGATCATGGAGCTGCGGGCCATGCGGGCCCAGCGCTTCCTCCACGAGTCCGCGACCCAGCTGATCTGCGTCGTGGACGAGGTCACCCTGTCCCGCGGCTACGGCACGAACCCGATCATGCGCCGGCAGATCGAGCACCTGATAGAGCTCGCGGGGCACGAGCGGATCAGCTTCCGGCTGGCCCCCTCCGCCCGGCTCAACCTGCCGGTCCAGATCGGCACCACCACGGTCTTCGACTTCGCCGCCGACCAACTGCCCGCGATCGTCTACGTCGAGCGCTGCAACGGGGGCCTGTACCTCCAGGACCACCAGGAGGTCGACGCCTACGAGCGCGGCTTCGACCGCCTGATGGTCAACTCGCTGGGCTCCGCGGCCTGTCTGCAGAAGCTCAAGGACTACTGCCAGAAGTACCGCTGA
- a CDS encoding DUF397 domain-containing protein, protein MTDHDHREGQGKHLMGADGPGGLAVAWRKSSYSNHQSACVEVGAIGRELIGFRDSKDPEGAVLTFERTAVRAFVAAVAAGEFTEVR, encoded by the coding sequence ATGACCGATCACGACCACCGCGAGGGCCAAGGGAAACACCTGATGGGAGCGGACGGTCCCGGCGGCTTAGCCGTCGCGTGGCGGAAAAGCTCCTACAGCAACCACCAGAGCGCCTGCGTGGAAGTGGGCGCAATCGGTCGGGAGTTGATCGGTTTCCGTGACTCGAAGGACCCGGAAGGCGCGGTTCTGACCTTCGAACGGACCGCGGTACGGGCATTCGTTGCCGCCGTGGCCGCGGGCGAGTTCACTGAGGTTCGGTAA
- a CDS encoding helix-turn-helix domain-containing protein: protein MPARSHLAPVLSQLKRASGMPLRALAARLGIAAADAAAILSGERFPDWGLTERFALACGADPLVLRKVWEDARLRADPHHRLDLPDADPVRRRPAADRPA from the coding sequence TTGCCCGCCCGCTCCCACCTCGCGCCGGTCCTCAGCCAACTCAAGCGGGCCTCCGGCATGCCGCTGCGTGCCCTCGCGGCAAGGCTGGGCATAGCGGCCGCGGACGCCGCCGCGATCCTGTCGGGCGAGCGCTTCCCCGACTGGGGCCTCACCGAGCGCTTCGCGCTGGCCTGCGGCGCCGACCCGCTGGTCCTGCGCAAGGTGTGGGAGGACGCCAGGCTCAGGGCCGACCCGCACCACCGCCTCGACCTCCCGGACGCCGATCCCGTACGCCGCCGCCCCGCCGCGGACCGCCCCGCCTGA
- a CDS encoding GNAT family N-acetyltransferase — protein MEITLREVRDGDLPVLYVQSIDPEAIAMAAFTAKDPADRERFAAHWARIRQDPDIMARTVVGPAGEIVGHAAVYGPRGEREVTYWIGREFWGRGAATAALRGLLALEPARPLRGRAAADNAASIRVLERCGFVVTGHDRGFANARNEEIDEVVLLLAG, from the coding sequence ATGGAGATAACGCTGCGCGAGGTGCGGGACGGCGACCTGCCCGTCCTCTACGTCCAGTCGATCGACCCCGAGGCCATCGCGATGGCGGCCTTCACCGCGAAGGACCCCGCCGACCGCGAGCGCTTCGCGGCCCACTGGGCGCGGATCCGCCAGGACCCGGACATCATGGCCCGCACGGTCGTCGGCCCGGCCGGCGAGATCGTCGGCCACGCGGCGGTCTACGGCCCGCGGGGGGAGCGCGAGGTCACCTACTGGATCGGCAGGGAGTTCTGGGGCCGCGGCGCGGCCACCGCCGCCCTGCGCGGGCTGCTCGCCCTCGAACCCGCGCGCCCCCTGCGCGGGCGCGCGGCAGCGGACAACGCCGCCTCGATCCGGGTGCTCGAACGGTGCGGCTTCGTGGTGACGGGTCACGATCGGGGCTTCGCGAACGCCAGGAACGAGGAGATCGACGAGGTCGTGCTCCTCCTGGCCGGATGA
- a CDS encoding beta-galactosidase: protein MDISRRVFSTLTGSAAAALALPAAAHAAAPAAPAGPAPTPAAGHPGHGPAHTVSFDRYALVIDGQRVPIWSGEVHPFRLPSPSLWLDVLHKMKANGYNAVSIYVAWNYHSPAPGSYDFTGVRDLDRFLDLAAEAGLYVIARPGPYINAEVDAGGYPGWLATAPGRARTSDPAYLAHADEWLTAVNRVIGRHLYTKGEGTVVLYQLENEYASFTTSSTGTDYMAHLYAKVRADGIDVPLFHNDKGRNGYWIPGSFDTGGEQGRYLYAFDGYPSPSSTPPDWGYFGTGGAKGGTTASPETPGFTAEFGGGWFDPWGGAEFGGLGYAESRRTRDAAFERRFYLTNLANGIKIHNVYMTFGGTSWGWLPAPVVYTSYDYGAAIDEARNQTSKLLPMRQIGSMLAAFPDLAHLDRAEDTAAAGGAVRVYHLADPDRGSHLYFLRNDSSQDATVTLPAATAAGTVTVPAAPGGMRVAGKDMKVVAANLSLGRRALLYTTAQPMWRAAGDDQDIALLTGRPGDPVETVLVCRSRPTATVTAGSADAVYDEAAGTLRVNAVLDGLTRIRVQDGGSAVPLLLLLADDTAAATLWPRDTPDGPVLVRGPALLRTAEVHGANLDLTGDTAAPAPLEVWAPQHVKHVGWNGRRASVHTTRDGSLAADRTLAGPAAVQLPALTGWRYAAESPEAEAGFDDRHWRVCDLTASHSSTAVPAGQPAVLFADDYGFHYGDVWYRATVDSAADARTLALTYQGGTLGLLMAWWDGRPLGTHRLPAPTKAQDTVASWTGSAEFAVPADLRGEGPHTVAVLVRPMAHAEDGGANDAFKAARGLLAATLDGAAPTWRIQGATGTEDPVRGPLNTGGLYGERAGWHLPGFPDRHWSPVALPHTDSRQGVAWYRTDFTLRIDRGTDASIGLTLTDDPARAYRVQIFLNGWNLGQYANDVGPQHTFVLPNGILRTDGSNSLALAVLTDGTTPAGLPAPALTLLGAVAGGVPVRDVPAPGYQVHGQRGI, encoded by the coding sequence GTGGACATATCCCGCCGCGTCTTCTCCACCCTGACCGGCTCCGCCGCCGCCGCACTCGCCCTGCCGGCCGCCGCCCACGCGGCGGCGCCCGCGGCCCCCGCCGGGCCCGCGCCCACCCCCGCCGCAGGACACCCCGGGCACGGCCCGGCGCACACCGTGTCCTTCGACCGCTACGCGCTGGTCATCGACGGGCAGCGGGTGCCGATCTGGTCCGGCGAGGTCCACCCCTTCCGGCTGCCCAGCCCCTCGCTGTGGCTGGACGTCCTGCACAAGATGAAGGCCAACGGCTACAACGCGGTCAGCATCTACGTGGCCTGGAACTACCACTCCCCGGCCCCCGGCAGCTACGACTTCACCGGCGTCCGCGACCTGGACCGCTTCCTCGACCTGGCCGCGGAGGCCGGGCTGTACGTCATCGCCAGACCCGGCCCGTACATCAACGCCGAAGTGGACGCCGGAGGTTACCCGGGCTGGCTGGCCACCGCCCCCGGCCGGGCCCGCACCAGCGACCCGGCCTACCTCGCGCACGCCGACGAGTGGCTCACCGCGGTCAACCGGGTCATCGGCCGCCACCTGTACACCAAGGGCGAAGGCACCGTCGTGCTCTACCAGTTGGAGAACGAGTACGCCTCCTTCACCACCAGCTCCACCGGCACCGACTACATGGCGCACCTCTACGCGAAGGTGCGCGCCGACGGCATCGACGTACCGCTCTTCCACAACGACAAGGGCCGCAACGGCTACTGGATCCCCGGCAGCTTCGACACCGGCGGCGAGCAGGGCCGCTACCTCTACGCCTTCGACGGCTACCCCTCGCCGTCGAGCACCCCGCCCGACTGGGGCTACTTCGGCACCGGCGGCGCCAAGGGCGGCACCACCGCCAGCCCGGAAACCCCCGGCTTCACCGCCGAGTTCGGCGGCGGCTGGTTCGACCCGTGGGGCGGCGCCGAATTCGGCGGCCTGGGCTATGCCGAATCCCGCAGGACCCGGGACGCGGCCTTCGAGCGGCGCTTCTACCTCACCAACCTCGCCAACGGCATCAAGATCCACAACGTCTACATGACCTTCGGCGGCACCTCCTGGGGCTGGCTGCCCGCCCCCGTCGTCTACACCTCCTACGACTACGGCGCCGCCATCGACGAGGCGCGCAACCAGACGTCCAAGCTGCTTCCCATGCGGCAGATCGGCTCCATGCTCGCCGCCTTCCCCGACCTGGCGCACCTGGACCGCGCCGAGGACACCGCGGCCGCCGGCGGCGCCGTCCGCGTCTACCACCTGGCCGACCCCGACCGCGGCTCGCACCTGTACTTCCTGCGCAACGACAGCAGCCAGGACGCCACCGTCACGCTGCCGGCGGCCACCGCGGCGGGCACCGTCACCGTGCCCGCCGCGCCCGGCGGGATGCGGGTCGCCGGCAAGGACATGAAGGTCGTCGCCGCCAACCTGTCGCTGGGCCGCCGCGCCCTGCTCTACACCACCGCCCAGCCGATGTGGCGGGCCGCCGGCGACGACCAGGACATCGCCCTGCTCACCGGCAGGCCGGGCGACCCGGTCGAGACGGTCCTGGTCTGCCGCAGCCGCCCCACCGCCACGGTCACCGCGGGCAGCGCCGACGCCGTCTACGACGAGGCTGCGGGCACCCTGCGGGTCAACGCGGTCCTCGACGGCCTGACCCGCATCCGCGTCCAGGACGGCGGCAGCGCCGTACCGCTGCTGCTCCTGCTCGCCGACGACACCGCGGCCGCCACCCTGTGGCCCCGCGACACCCCGGACGGCCCGGTGCTGGTCCGCGGCCCCGCGCTGCTGCGCACCGCCGAGGTCCACGGCGCGAACCTGGACCTGACCGGCGACACCGCCGCGCCCGCCCCGCTGGAGGTGTGGGCACCGCAGCACGTCAAGCACGTCGGCTGGAACGGCCGGCGCGCGTCCGTGCACACCACCCGGGACGGCAGCCTCGCCGCCGACCGCACGCTGGCCGGGCCCGCCGCCGTGCAGCTGCCCGCGCTCACCGGCTGGCGGTATGCCGCGGAAAGCCCCGAGGCCGAGGCCGGCTTCGACGACCGCCACTGGCGGGTGTGCGACCTGACCGCCTCCCACAGCTCCACCGCCGTGCCCGCCGGGCAGCCCGCCGTCCTGTTCGCCGACGACTACGGATTCCACTACGGCGACGTCTGGTACCGCGCCACGGTCGACAGCGCCGCCGACGCGCGGACCCTCGCCCTGACCTACCAGGGCGGCACGCTGGGCCTGCTCATGGCCTGGTGGGACGGCCGCCCGCTGGGCACCCACCGGCTGCCGGCCCCCACCAAGGCGCAGGACACGGTGGCCAGTTGGACCGGCAGCGCGGAATTCGCCGTGCCCGCCGACCTGCGCGGCGAAGGGCCGCACACGGTGGCGGTGCTGGTCAGGCCGATGGCCCACGCGGAGGACGGCGGCGCCAACGACGCCTTCAAGGCCGCCCGCGGCCTGCTCGCCGCCACCCTCGACGGCGCCGCGCCGACCTGGCGCATCCAGGGCGCCACCGGCACCGAGGACCCGGTGCGCGGCCCGCTCAACACCGGCGGCCTGTACGGCGAACGCGCCGGCTGGCACCTGCCCGGCTTCCCCGACCGGCACTGGTCGCCGGTCGCCCTGCCGCACACCGACTCCCGGCAGGGCGTGGCCTGGTACCGCACCGACTTCACCCTGCGGATCGACCGCGGCACCGACGCCTCGATCGGCCTGACCCTCACCGACGACCCGGCCCGCGCCTACCGCGTGCAGATATTCCTCAACGGCTGGAATCTGGGCCAGTACGCCAACGACGTCGGCCCGCAGCACACCTTCGTGCTGCCCAACGGCATCCTGCGTACCGACGGTTCCAACTCCCTGGCGCTCGCCGTCCTCACCGACGGCACCACCCCGGCCGGCCTGCCGGCGCCCGCCCTGACCCTGCTGGGCGCCGTCGCGGGCGGCGTCCCCGTACGGGACGTGCCCGCGCCCGGATACCAGGTGCACGGGCAGCGGGGGATCTGA